A DNA window from Mycolicibacter terrae contains the following coding sequences:
- a CDS encoding STAS domain-containing protein: MSADAVAGVCLLRPVGTLDSSTYLGLRDSVINAALDEPQAVLIDVSDLEVPASSAWSVFTSARWHVSTWPDIPILLVCPQPDVAGRIARTGVTRHVSVYADLETALASLAHSKLPRRRARIELPHRLSSLRGSRDFVDEWLTNWSQVRLIPTARMIVDVLAENVLRHTRSPLVIVLENAGSEVTIAVQDTDAAPAVLHETATGGANQTSGLAVLAALCRAWGSSPTPNGKTVWAVIGPENRL; this comes from the coding sequence GTGTCCGCGGACGCCGTAGCAGGGGTCTGCCTGCTGAGGCCGGTCGGCACCTTGGACAGCAGCACCTACCTCGGACTGCGCGACAGCGTGATCAACGCCGCGCTCGACGAACCGCAAGCGGTGCTGATCGACGTCAGCGACCTGGAGGTTCCGGCGTCCTCGGCATGGTCGGTGTTCACCAGCGCCCGTTGGCATGTGAGCACCTGGCCCGACATCCCGATCTTGCTGGTCTGTCCGCAGCCGGACGTGGCTGGACGGATCGCGCGTACCGGGGTGACCCGCCACGTGTCGGTGTATGCCGATCTCGAGACCGCCCTGGCCTCACTCGCGCACAGCAAGCTCCCGCGCCGGCGGGCCCGCATCGAGCTGCCGCATCGGCTGAGCAGCCTGCGCGGCTCGCGCGACTTCGTGGACGAGTGGCTGACCAACTGGTCGCAGGTCCGGCTGATCCCCACCGCCAGAATGATCGTCGATGTGTTGGCGGAGAACGTGCTTCGCCATACCCGAAGCCCGCTGGTGATCGTGCTGGAGAACGCCGGCTCCGAAGTCACCATCGCGGTCCAGGACACCGACGCCGCACCGGCCGTGCTCCACGAAACCGCCACCGGTGGCGCAAACCAGACGTCCGGCCTGGCCGTGCTGGCTGCCCTGTGCCGCGCGTGGGGCAGCAGTCCCACCCCGAACGGCAAGACGGTGTGGGCGGTGATCGGGCCGGAGAACCGGCTCTGA
- a CDS encoding PAS and ANTAR domain-containing protein gives MPPVGDDAEVHSDLDLVVGHGEPQRVGRFRYWLGEQRWEWSDAVARMHGYEPGTVEPNTKLLLQHKHPEDRPQVAEVLDRVARGEPFSSRHRIIDTAGQVHWVIVVGDRMLDDAGVVAGTAGFYVDVTQVLQKDVSAVVSEVAESRAVIEQAKGVLMVAYGISAERAFDILVWRSQETNVKVRDLATRFLAAFTGRLPTDVLSDLDHTLLTVS, from the coding sequence ATGCCGCCGGTAGGCGATGATGCCGAGGTCCACAGTGACCTCGACCTGGTGGTGGGTCACGGCGAGCCACAACGGGTCGGCCGATTCCGGTACTGGCTCGGCGAGCAACGCTGGGAGTGGTCGGACGCCGTCGCCCGCATGCACGGCTATGAGCCGGGCACGGTTGAGCCCAACACGAAGTTGCTACTGCAGCACAAGCACCCCGAGGATCGCCCCCAGGTCGCCGAGGTGCTGGATCGCGTCGCGCGGGGCGAGCCGTTCAGCAGCCGGCACCGGATCATCGACACCGCCGGGCAGGTCCACTGGGTGATCGTGGTCGGCGATCGCATGCTCGACGATGCCGGCGTGGTGGCCGGTACCGCCGGCTTCTATGTCGACGTCACCCAGGTGCTGCAGAAAGATGTCAGCGCCGTGGTCTCCGAGGTCGCCGAGTCACGAGCGGTGATCGAGCAGGCCAAGGGTGTGCTGATGGTCGCGTACGGCATCTCCGCGGAACGGGCGTTCGACATTCTGGTGTGGCGCTCGCAGGAGACCAACGTCAAGGTGCGCGACCTGGCGACCCGGTTCCTGGCGGCCTTCACAGGCAGGCTGCCGACAGATGTGCTCTCCGACCTGGACCACACACTTCTCACCGTCAGCTGA
- a CDS encoding MPT63 family protein, with protein MKLSKTAAKTAAGAAGIAALSVFSATTAMAEPAVQPFGTPEQLNDGAMATSYTVSNLGPANVVIPGYQPRGKLYQADVTARADRGTVTPVVADFNARAANSDTYRVVNTVPTPGGINPGPIPQGAAANGKIYFDVTGPAPDGVVYNDGVQDVLVWTSNT; from the coding sequence ATGAAGCTCTCCAAGACTGCGGCCAAGACGGCCGCCGGCGCGGCCGGAATCGCGGCGCTGAGTGTTTTCTCCGCGACTACCGCCATGGCCGAGCCGGCGGTCCAACCGTTCGGCACGCCCGAACAGCTCAACGACGGCGCGATGGCGACGTCGTACACGGTCAGCAACCTGGGGCCGGCGAACGTCGTCATCCCGGGGTACCAGCCGCGTGGCAAGTTGTATCAGGCCGACGTGACCGCCCGCGCGGACCGCGGCACGGTGACCCCGGTGGTCGCCGACTTCAACGCCCGGGCGGCCAACAGCGACACCTACCGGGTGGTCAACACGGTGCCCACGCCGGGCGGCATCAACCCCGGGCCGATCCCCCAGGGTGCTGCGGCCAACGGCAAGATCTACTTCGACGTCACCGGCCCGGCGCCGGACGGAGTCGTCTACAACGACGGCGTCCAGGATGTGCTGGTCTGGACGAGCAACACCTGA
- a CDS encoding thiamine pyrophosphate-requiring protein, producing MPKTADFILERLRQWGVHRIFGYPGDGILSMVGALDRANGDPELIQPRHEEMAAFMATGHAKFTGELGCCLATSGGGAIHLLNGLYDAKLDHQPVVAIIGQQKRMSLGAAFQQEIDPNSLYKDVSSDFVQTCMAPVQARHLVDRACKVALTNRTVATIILPEDVAEEEAVTSPPRQHGAVFSSVGWTKPRMIPPQTELRKAAEILNEGEKVAILIGAGAADAADEVVETADLLGAGIAKTALGRAALPDELPYVTGPIGLLGSTASEAMMSGADTLLMIGTSFPYSEWLPKEGQARGVEINHDGRMIGVRYPVQANLIGDSKDTLAELIPLLNRKEDRSWRRKIESEVETWWRVLDDRAHDKADPLNPELVVHELSKRLPDNAIVTTDAGSVANWWARHLRLRRGMAASLAGNLATMGPGTPYAISAKLAHPDRPVIAVVGDGAFQMNGMAEMITVKRYQDRLSDGPLIFCVFNNQDLNQVTWEQRAMGGEPKFEGSQMIPDVPYAEFANLLGMTGIRCDSPDSIGQAWDQALSASGPVVLEVVVDPDIPPVPPHIETMIAKNTAKAIIKDPDRVSIVTKGAKQKMHEFTESAKQSVRDIRSKNGE from the coding sequence ATGCCGAAAACCGCGGACTTCATCCTCGAAAGGCTGCGTCAGTGGGGGGTGCACCGGATATTCGGCTATCCCGGCGACGGGATCCTTTCGATGGTCGGCGCCCTGGACCGGGCCAACGGAGATCCGGAGCTCATCCAGCCCCGCCACGAAGAGATGGCGGCGTTCATGGCCACCGGCCATGCCAAATTCACCGGTGAGCTCGGCTGCTGCCTGGCCACCTCCGGCGGCGGCGCGATCCACCTGCTCAACGGACTCTATGACGCCAAACTGGACCACCAGCCGGTAGTCGCGATCATCGGCCAGCAGAAACGGATGTCGCTGGGGGCGGCGTTCCAGCAGGAGATCGACCCGAACTCGCTCTACAAGGACGTCTCGTCGGACTTCGTCCAGACCTGCATGGCGCCCGTGCAGGCCCGCCACCTGGTGGACCGGGCCTGCAAGGTGGCGCTGACCAATCGGACGGTGGCCACCATCATCCTGCCCGAAGACGTCGCCGAGGAGGAGGCGGTCACCTCGCCGCCCCGGCAGCACGGAGCTGTGTTCAGCAGCGTCGGGTGGACCAAGCCGCGGATGATCCCGCCCCAGACCGAGCTGCGTAAGGCCGCCGAGATCCTCAACGAGGGCGAGAAGGTCGCGATCCTCATCGGGGCGGGCGCCGCCGACGCCGCCGACGAGGTGGTGGAGACCGCCGATCTGCTCGGCGCCGGCATCGCCAAGACGGCACTGGGACGCGCCGCGCTGCCCGACGAACTGCCGTATGTGACCGGACCGATCGGCCTGCTGGGCTCCACCGCCAGTGAGGCGATGATGTCGGGTGCTGACACCTTGCTGATGATCGGCACCAGTTTCCCCTACTCCGAGTGGCTGCCCAAGGAAGGACAGGCCCGCGGGGTGGAGATCAACCACGACGGCCGGATGATCGGGGTGCGGTATCCGGTGCAGGCCAACCTGATCGGCGACTCCAAGGACACCCTCGCCGAGCTGATCCCGCTGCTGAACCGCAAAGAGGACCGCTCCTGGCGGCGCAAGATCGAAAGCGAAGTGGAGACCTGGTGGCGCGTTCTCGACGACCGCGCCCACGACAAGGCCGACCCGCTCAACCCCGAGCTGGTGGTGCACGAACTGTCCAAGCGGCTGCCCGACAATGCCATCGTCACCACCGACGCCGGTTCGGTCGCCAACTGGTGGGCCCGGCACCTGCGGTTGCGCCGCGGCATGGCGGCGTCGCTGGCCGGCAATCTCGCGACGATGGGGCCAGGTACCCCGTATGCGATCAGCGCCAAGCTCGCTCACCCGGATCGGCCGGTGATCGCCGTGGTCGGCGACGGCGCCTTCCAGATGAACGGGATGGCCGAGATGATCACCGTCAAGCGTTACCAGGACCGGCTGTCCGATGGACCGCTGATCTTCTGCGTGTTCAACAACCAGGATCTCAACCAGGTGACGTGGGAGCAGCGGGCCATGGGCGGCGAGCCCAAGTTCGAAGGCTCACAGATGATTCCGGACGTGCCGTACGCCGAGTTCGCCAACCTGCTGGGGATGACCGGAATACGCTGCGACAGCCCCGACTCGATCGGTCAGGCCTGGGATCAAGCGTTATCCGCCTCCGGGCCGGTGGTGCTGGAAGTCGTCGTCGACCCCGACATCCCCCCGGTCCCACCGCACATCGAGACCATGATCGCCAAGAACACCGCCAAGGCGATCATCAAGGACCCGGACCGGGTCAGCATCGTCACCAAGGGAGCAAAACAGAAGATGCACGAGTTCACCGAGTCGGCCAAGCAGTCCGTGCGCGACATTCGCAGCAAGAACGGCGAGTAG
- a CDS encoding HemK2/MTQ2 family protein methyltransferase, whose protein sequence is MTTLGEPFSLRRQLLTLDGVYAPQEDSHLLVDTMTSACLAYGARVLDLCTGTGVAAIAAAELGAESVTAFDICPRAVRCSRDNARTAGVDVEIQHGPWSGALQCAPFDLVVSNPPYVPSPRDGGPIPAAGGPEWSWNGGVDGRIVLDPLCRSAGALLRSGGTMLLVHSGLADPARSLKLLRESGLEADIAATQWIPFGPVLSARAGWLEQTGRMSRGCRVEQLVVIRADKP, encoded by the coding sequence ATGACAACACTGGGTGAGCCCTTTTCGCTGCGCCGCCAGTTGCTGACTCTGGACGGCGTCTATGCGCCGCAGGAGGATTCGCACCTTCTCGTCGACACCATGACGAGTGCCTGCCTGGCATATGGAGCCCGCGTTCTCGACCTGTGCACCGGTACCGGCGTCGCGGCCATCGCGGCCGCCGAGCTGGGCGCGGAAAGTGTGACCGCATTCGACATCTGCCCGCGCGCGGTGCGGTGCTCCCGGGACAACGCCCGCACCGCCGGCGTCGATGTGGAGATTCAGCACGGGCCGTGGAGCGGGGCGCTGCAGTGCGCTCCGTTCGACCTGGTGGTGTCGAATCCGCCGTATGTCCCGTCGCCGCGCGACGGCGGCCCGATCCCCGCGGCGGGCGGTCCGGAGTGGTCGTGGAACGGTGGCGTCGACGGGCGAATCGTGTTGGACCCGTTGTGCCGGTCCGCGGGTGCGCTGTTGCGCAGCGGTGGGACCATGCTGTTGGTGCACTCCGGCCTTGCCGATCCCGCTCGGTCCCTGAAGCTCCTGCGGGAGTCCGGGCTTGAAGCCGATATCGCCGCGACGCAGTGGATTCCGTTCGGCCCCGTGCTCTCGGCGCGAGCCGGCTGGCTGGAACAGACCGGTCGGATGTCCCGCGGCTGCCGGGTTGAGCAGCTGGTAGTGATCCGTGCGGACAAGCCATGA
- a CDS encoding CDGSH iron-sulfur domain-containing protein: protein MTAQQPPLVKPVRNGPVLVSGPVRIETADGVVESDRFMVAICACGRSRNYPLCDTSHRRRDLSRRNVDCDGAE, encoded by the coding sequence ATGACCGCCCAGCAGCCACCTCTGGTAAAACCCGTCCGCAACGGCCCGGTCCTGGTCTCCGGGCCGGTACGCATCGAGACAGCCGACGGCGTCGTCGAATCGGATCGGTTCATGGTCGCCATCTGCGCCTGTGGGCGCAGCCGCAATTACCCGCTGTGCGACACCAGTCATCGCCGGCGTGACCTGTCCCGACGCAACGTCGACTGTGACGGCGCCGAGTAG
- a CDS encoding MerR family transcriptional regulator, with amino-acid sequence MNARSGLGVYSISVAAELSGIGQQTLRLYERRGLLSPARTAGGTRRYSDDDLVRLQRIVELVEGGVNVAGIGEILGLEDRNARLESANSRLRSDNDQLKADYALLAAQRAERQGRGARARTRKGS; translated from the coding sequence ATGAATGCCCGATCCGGGCTTGGGGTATACAGCATCTCCGTGGCTGCAGAATTGTCCGGTATCGGTCAGCAGACGTTACGGCTCTACGAGCGGCGCGGCCTGCTCAGCCCGGCGCGGACAGCGGGCGGAACACGCCGTTACAGCGACGACGACCTGGTGCGGCTGCAGCGGATCGTGGAGCTGGTCGAGGGAGGGGTCAACGTGGCCGGTATCGGGGAGATCCTCGGTCTGGAAGACCGCAACGCCCGACTCGAGTCGGCCAACAGTCGACTCAGATCGGATAACGACCAATTGAAGGCGGACTATGCGCTGCTCGCAGCGCAGCGGGCAGAACGGCAAGGCCGGGGTGCGCGAGCGCGGACACGAAAGGGGTCATGA
- a CDS encoding Hsp20/alpha crystallin family protein, translated as MMLMRTDPFRDLDRWTQQVLGTAARPAVMPMDAWRDGDQFIVEFDLPGVAENSLGLDVERNVLTVHAERPGLDQDREMVSAERPRGVFSRQLFLGENLDAEQIQASYQDGVLRVTIPVAEKAKPRRIKVASGHGERAIKA; from the coding sequence ATGATGTTGATGCGTACCGATCCATTCCGTGATCTCGACCGCTGGACTCAGCAGGTCCTGGGCACCGCGGCTCGGCCGGCGGTCATGCCCATGGACGCCTGGCGCGACGGAGATCAGTTCATCGTCGAGTTCGACCTGCCGGGAGTGGCGGAGAACTCGCTCGGTCTCGACGTCGAACGCAATGTGCTGACCGTGCACGCCGAACGGCCCGGCCTTGATCAGGACCGCGAGATGGTGTCGGCGGAACGGCCGCGTGGCGTGTTCAGCCGCCAGCTGTTCCTCGGCGAAAACCTCGATGCCGAGCAGATCCAGGCCAGCTACCAGGACGGAGTGCTCCGGGTGACCATTCCGGTTGCGGAGAAGGCGAAGCCGCGCCGGATCAAGGTCGCCAGTGGACACGGCGAGCGGGCCATCAAGGCCTGA